Genomic window (Streptomyces sp. TG1A-60):
CCCCTCGCCGGGCACGGTCCTGGACCGGCTCGCCTCGGGTCCGAGCCGGGCTTCGCGCATCACTCATACGGAGCATGTGCCCCCGCGCGCGGGCCGCCATGCCGTCTGGCCGGACCGGATCCGCTCGGAAGTCGTCGCCGCCGTACAGGCCGCCGGAATCGAACACCCTTGGGCCCACCAGGCACACGTCGCCGGGCACGCCCTGGACGGCGACTCGGTCGTCGTCGCCACCGGAACCGCCTCGGGTAAATCCCTCGCCTATCTCGTACCGGTGCTCTCGCGCCTTCTGGACGGCTCCGAGGCCCCCAACGGCCGCGGGGCGACCACGCTCTACCTGGCCCCGACGAAGGCCCTCGCGGCGGATCAGTGCCGATCCGTGAAGGAATTTTCACAACCTCTGGGAAACGCCGTACGGCCGGCCGTGTACGACGGCGACACTCCCGTCGAGGAACGTGAGTGGGTGCGCCAGTACGCCAACTACGTCCTCACCAACCCCGACATGCTCCACCGGGGCATCCTTCCCTCGCACGCCCGCTGGTCCTCCTTCCTGCGCGCCCTCAAGTACGTCGTCATCGACGAGTGCCACACCTACCGCGGCGTCTTCGGCTCCCATGTCGCCCAGGTGCTCCGGCGCCTGCGCCGCCTGTGCGCCCGCTACGGCGCCGAACCCGTCTTCCTCCTCGCCTCCGCGACCGCCGCCGAGCCCTCGGTCGCCGCCGGCCGCCTCACCGGCGTCCCGGTCACCGAGGTCGCGGACGACGCCTCACCCCGTGGTGAACTGGTGTTCGCCCTCTGGGAGCCTCCGCTCACCGAGCTCCAGGGCGAGAAGGGGGCGCCGGTACGGCGTACGGCGACCGCAGAGACGGCCGATCTCCTGACCGACCTGGTCGTACAGGGCGTCCGCTCGGTCGCCTTCGTACGCTCCCGGCGCGGCGCCGAGCTGATCTCGGTGATCGCCCAGGAACGCCTCGCCACGGTGACCTCAGCGGCTGACGCCACGGGCGACCGCTCCCTGGCCAGCCGCGTGGCCGCCTACCGCGGCGGCTACCTCCCCGAGGAACGCCGCGCCCTCGAACGCGCCCTCCACTCCGGCGAACTCCTCGGCCTCGCCGCCACCACCGCCCTCGAACTGGGCGTCGACATCTCCGGCCTGGACGCCGTCCTCATCGCCGGCTACCCGGGGACCCGCGCCTCCCTGTGGCAGCAGGCCGGCCGCGCCGGACGCTCCGGCCAGGGCGCCCTCGCCGTCCTCGTGGCCCGCGACGACCCGCTGGACACCTTCCTGGTCCACCACCCCGAGGCACTGTTCGACCAGCCGGTGGAGTCGACCGTCCTCGACCCCGACAACCCGTACGTCCTCGCCCCGCACCTGTGCGCCGCCGCCGCGGAACTGCCCCTGACCGACGAGGACCTCGCCCTGTTCGGCCCCGCGTGCGAGGAGCTGCTGCCGCAGCTGGAGGCCGCGAAGCTGCTCCGCCGCCGGGCCAAGGCCTGGCACTGGACGCGCCGCGAGCGGGCCGCCGACCTGACCGACATCCGGGGCCAGGTCGGCCGCCCGGTCCAGGTCGTCGAGACCGGCACGGGCCGGCTCCTCGGCACGGTCGACGCGGGCGCCGCCCACACCACCGTCCACGAGGGCGCGGTCCATCTGCACCAGGGCCGTACGTACCTGGTGCGCGCACTGGACCTGGAGGACTCCGTCGCCCTCGTCGAACAGGCCGACCCGCCCTATGCGACGGTCGCCCGCGACACCACCTCCATCTCCGTCCTGGAGACCGACACCGAAGTCCCCTGGGGCGACGGCCGGTTGTGCTACGGCTCCGTCGAAGTCACCAACCAGGTCGTCTCCTTCCTCCGTCGACGCCTCATCACCGGCGAAGTGCTCGGTGAGACCAAACTCGACCTCCCTCCTCGTACGCTGCGCACCCGCGCCGTGTGGTGGACCGTCACCGAGGACCAGCTCGACGCGGCCCGCATCAGCCCCGAGATCCTCGGCGGCGCCCTGCACGCCGCAGAACACGCCTCGATCGGCATGCTGCCCCTCTTCGCGACCTGCGACCGCTGGGACATCGGCGGTGTCTCCGTCCCGCTCCACCCCGACACGCTCCTGCCGACCGTCTTCGTCTACGACGGCCACCCGGGCGGCGCGGGGTTCGCCGAGCGCGCCTTCCACACCGCCCGCGACTGGCTCACCGCCACCCGCCAGGCCATCGCCTCCTGCGAGTGCGACGCCGGCTGCCCGTCCTGCGTCCAGTCCCCCAAGTGCGGCAACGGCAACGATCCGTTGCACAAGCGAGGGGCCGTACGTCTGCTGACCGAGCTGCTGAAAGCCGCGCCCGGCGCGCAGCGAGATGACCGAGTGCCCTAGGACTCGGGGCACCTTGGAGCTGGGAGCTTCGGACGCCTTGCAGCTCGTGGACTACGGGTGCCTTGCAGCTTGGCGGGCTACGGGGCATTGGAGCTCGGGAGGTGGTGTGGTCCGGCGGGCTGCGGGTCGTGGGTGGTGAGTGGCAGGTGGTAGATGGTTGTGCGCACAGCTTCCCGCGCCCCCTCGGGGCGCTCAGCGGTGGCCTCCTCAGCGGGATGTCGGGGCTGGCGGAATCGGTGGGCCGGGTGGGCCCGCCCGTGCCCTGGCCTCGGCGGTGAGCGGGACCGTGCCGGATGCCGCCGTGACGTCCGAGATCTCTCCCTCGACCTCGCAGAGGACGACTCTCCCACCCTGGGCCCGTGCCACCCGTTGGGCCGTCGCGCAGGCGCCCTCACTGCCCTTCATCCAGTGATCGGCGGCGGCGAGGGCCGCGAGGTCGGCCGTCGCGGCTGCCTGGTGCCGGACCACAAGGGCCTGCCCCAGGGCGAGTACGACCCCGAAGACGGCGCACAGCACGGCGATCGCACCGACGGCCCAGACAGTCGCCGAGCCTCTCTCCGAGTGGGCCGAGCGGGCCAAGCAGGAGGGCCACGACGGCCGGCTGGAACCCTGAAGCCTGATCATCCGGCCCCCACCTCCGCCGTCGCGGCCGTCCCCACCGTGTCCTCCGCCAGCGCCACGGCCGTGTGGCTGAGGTCGAGGCCCAGTCCGTCCGGCCCCGGCGCCGGGGCCGAGACCACGACCTGTACGAAGTCGCCCTCCCTGCCCACGCTCACCACCGCCCCCTCCGGCGCGGTCTGCCGAGCCGCCGCCACGACCGCCGCCGACGGATCCTGCCGGGCTGCCGCCCGGGCCCCG
Coding sequences:
- a CDS encoding DEAD/DEAH box helicase, with translation MAFNHLPAGVHDALAPLSVTPVTHSMPMAKNHRSDRSSTDTAPSPSPGTVLDRLASGPSRASRITHTEHVPPRAGRHAVWPDRIRSEVVAAVQAAGIEHPWAHQAHVAGHALDGDSVVVATGTASGKSLAYLVPVLSRLLDGSEAPNGRGATTLYLAPTKALAADQCRSVKEFSQPLGNAVRPAVYDGDTPVEEREWVRQYANYVLTNPDMLHRGILPSHARWSSFLRALKYVVIDECHTYRGVFGSHVAQVLRRLRRLCARYGAEPVFLLASATAAEPSVAAGRLTGVPVTEVADDASPRGELVFALWEPPLTELQGEKGAPVRRTATAETADLLTDLVVQGVRSVAFVRSRRGAELISVIAQERLATVTSAADATGDRSLASRVAAYRGGYLPEERRALERALHSGELLGLAATTALELGVDISGLDAVLIAGYPGTRASLWQQAGRAGRSGQGALAVLVARDDPLDTFLVHHPEALFDQPVESTVLDPDNPYVLAPHLCAAAAELPLTDEDLALFGPACEELLPQLEAAKLLRRRAKAWHWTRRERAADLTDIRGQVGRPVQVVETGTGRLLGTVDAGAAHTTVHEGAVHLHQGRTYLVRALDLEDSVALVEQADPPYATVARDTTSISVLETDTEVPWGDGRLCYGSVEVTNQVVSFLRRRLITGEVLGETKLDLPPRTLRTRAVWWTVTEDQLDAARISPEILGGALHAAEHASIGMLPLFATCDRWDIGGVSVPLHPDTLLPTVFVYDGHPGGAGFAERAFHTARDWLTATRQAIASCECDAGCPSCVQSPKCGNGNDPLHKRGAVRLLTELLKAAPGAQRDDRVP
- a CDS encoding Rv3654c family TadE-like protein produces the protein MIRLQGSSRPSWPSCLARSAHSERGSATVWAVGAIAVLCAVFGVVLALGQALVVRHQAAATADLAALAAADHWMKGSEGACATAQRVARAQGGRVVLCEVEGEISDVTAASGTVPLTAEARARAGPPGPPIPPAPTSR
- a CDS encoding TadE family type IV pilus minor pilin, translated to MAGREPRGSRRRRMALGGDRGFVTAEAAMALPVLLLFVTALVWALLAVCAQIQVVDAARAGARAAARQDPSAAVVAAARQTAPEGAVVSVGREGDFVQVVVSAPAPGPDGLGLDLSHTAVALAEDTVGTAATAEVGAG